A genomic region of Amphiura filiformis chromosome 6, Afil_fr2py, whole genome shotgun sequence contains the following coding sequences:
- the LOC140155044 gene encoding arylacetamide deacetylase-like, with the protein MHHYHGAQVEKVNLEIGAHVTNVLLALQGNLIPDNPSVTYTDTTFDNVKVRVYEPVKPDQTRMRAGLLYIHGGGWVVGDRKSFHTVTEDLAVEIGDVVLVSIDYRLAWEAPFPASIDDVTDATIWFITHADKYNVDPQRIAVAGDSAGGNLAAALCQRLTFDAKYKDIPKMKFQGLVYPALQAFDLDLPSYQQNSQEMATLILTKYGMADFYSIYIQGDYGLTTHMMANNHTSAAAKQSSLAAKFVSHENIPEEFKDGFQAPSLKHGDIEVYDKIKNVLLDPDFSPLMRQDLQGLPPAYVITVQYDVLRDDGILYAKRLSDAGVDVTWRHYNPSVHAMFMLFIDPLAMESGKQSRLEFISYARDKLKTGK; encoded by the exons gGTGCCCAGGTTGAAAAGGTCAACTTAGAAATAGGTGCGCATGTCACAAATGTTCTCCTTGCCTTACAAGGAAATTTGATCCCGGACAACCCAAGCGTAACCTATACTGACACCACATTTGACAATGTAAAAGTCCGAGTATACGAACCTGTCAAACCTGACCAGACACGAATGAGGGCTGGCTTACTCTATATACACGGAGGCGGTTGGGTAGTCGGTGATCGAA AATCATTTCATACCGTGACAGAAGACTTGGCAGTAGAAATTGGTGATGTTGTCCTCGTCTCGATTGA CTATCGTCTAGCATGGGAGGCGCCTTTTCCTGCATCTATTGACGACGTCACCGACGCGACCATCTGGTTTATTACACATGCAGACAAATACAATGTTGATCCCCAGCGCATCGCTGTCGCAGGAGATAGTGCTGGTGGGAATCTTGCAGCGGCTCTTTGTCAAAGACTAACTTTCGATGCGAAATACAAAGACATTCCCAAAATGAAATTTCAAGGTCTGGTTTATCCTGCTTTGCAAGCGTTCGATTTAGACCTACCATCATATCAGCAGAACTCTCAGGAAATGGCTACtctaattttgaccaaatatggTATGGCAGATTTCTATAGCATTTATATCCAAGGAGACTATGGTTTAACCACACATATGATGGCAAATAACCACACCTCTGCTGCGGCCAAACAATCATCTCTGGCAGCTAAGTTCGTATCGCATGAAAATATTCCCGAAGAATTTAAAGACGGATTCCAAGCGCCTTCCCTTAAACACGGAGACATTGAAGTGTATGATAAAATCAAGAATGTTCTCTTAGATCCGGATTTTTCTCCATTGATGCGTCAAGATCTACAAGGGCTTCCACCTGCCTACGTCATCACGGTCCAATATGATGTGTTGCGGGATGATGGAATTCTTTATGCCAAGAGATTGTCTGATGCCGGAGTCGACGTTACATGGCGACATTACAATCCGTCTGTTCATGCAATGTTTATGCTGTTCATAGATCCGCTGGCAATGGAATCGGGGAAACAATCCCGTCTGGAGTTTATCAGTTATGCTCGCGACAAACTCAAAACTGGCAAATGA